The following proteins are co-located in the Brevibacillus laterosporus DSM 25 genome:
- the udk gene encoding uridine kinase, which yields MGRPVLIGVAGGSGSGKTTVARELYRQFKDESVLMIEQDSYYKDQSYMTMDERVKTNYDHPFAFDNDLLLTHLHELLNYRAIEKPQYDFKEHTRAAMTVNVQPADVIILEGMLILEDQRIRDMMDIKVFVDTDADVRIVRRIQRDIEERGRSLDSVVQQYLNVVRPMHLQFIEPTKRYANIIIPEGGYNKVALDLLSTKIHNILHDKNQCFFE from the coding sequence ATGGGTCGCCCCGTACTGATTGGGGTAGCCGGGGGAAGCGGGTCCGGTAAAACCACCGTTGCAAGAGAATTATACCGCCAGTTTAAAGACGAGAGTGTCTTGATGATTGAGCAGGATTCTTATTATAAGGATCAAAGCTACATGACAATGGATGAGCGTGTAAAAACAAATTACGACCATCCTTTTGCTTTTGATAATGATCTATTGCTAACACACCTCCATGAGCTACTCAACTATCGAGCAATCGAAAAACCGCAATATGATTTTAAGGAGCATACTAGAGCGGCAATGACGGTTAATGTCCAGCCAGCCGATGTTATTATCCTTGAAGGTATGTTGATCTTAGAAGACCAACGTATTCGCGACATGATGGATATTAAGGTGTTTGTTGATACAGACGCCGACGTTCGTATCGTGAGGCGTATTCAGCGTGATATTGAGGAGCGCGGACGCAGTTTAGACAGTGTTGTTCAACAGTACTTAAATGTTGTTCGTCCCATGCATTTGCAATTTATCGAACCCACAAAGCGCTATGCAAATATCATTATTCCAGAGGGTGGCTATAACAAGGTAGCACTTGATCTGCTCTCCACAAAAATACACAACATCTTACATGATAAGAACCAATGTTTTTTTGAATAG
- a CDS encoding peptidoglycan D,D-transpeptidase FtsI family protein — protein MDLQALNKRRSFLILLIISLLFGGLLVRLWWIQVAAAHSFSPHNIDLVKAAVKQRQQAITLNSGRGEITDRHGEPLTGVEKSALILFPLARGNTEVNEKIRKVAEIVQSRESEIMKMIQKGKNPAPLRDFAGNIIELNEKQMKQINDLKIPGILSVAMTERYAPTGIAKQVIGYVSQNPERIAQLYADDLRSGKMMADTPIGSSGLERTFDRFLQGMQPSILSYYVDGQGNPLSGLDTRFSIEDNAFYPLTVKTTVDRQIQSYMEQAMDMAGIEDGAVVVLDVKNSDILAMASRPKFDPTKVNVEEGKWKNQALIQISPGSVYKTVVAAAALEDGVVSPRETFTCEGSYGKYGFSCWKKEGHGHLTMLEAFAESCNITFAEIAKRLGGERILKQAEKMGLTNQVGWQVDQLYKMENFKQLDGEEKGQVFAKGVSPNDEGVLIQTAIGQRDVQVSPLQTANMMAMIARGGKAKEARLVSEIEYRNGSRFYEFPENELAGVGVDKVTSQKLSRFLQEVVREGTGSSLKDLPLSVAGKSGTAQVLYKGEPKVHQWFAGFAPANSPRYAIVVVAKNQQISAASKATQAFKLAIERLATFELRS, from the coding sequence ATGGATCTGCAAGCGCTTAATAAGCGGAGAAGCTTCCTTATCCTACTAATTATCAGTTTACTGTTCGGGGGATTATTAGTGAGGCTTTGGTGGATTCAGGTAGCAGCAGCCCATTCTTTTTCCCCTCATAATATTGATTTGGTTAAAGCGGCGGTTAAACAAAGACAGCAGGCCATTACATTAAATAGTGGACGAGGTGAAATCACAGATCGTCATGGAGAACCGCTTACGGGAGTAGAAAAAAGTGCACTCATTCTTTTTCCATTGGCTCGTGGTAATACAGAGGTAAATGAGAAGATCAGAAAAGTAGCGGAGATTGTGCAAAGTAGGGAGTCTGAAATCATGAAAATGATTCAGAAAGGAAAAAACCCGGCACCTTTGCGTGACTTCGCTGGAAATATCATTGAATTAAATGAAAAACAGATGAAGCAAATTAATGATTTAAAAATCCCAGGCATCTTATCCGTAGCAATGACGGAACGTTATGCTCCAACAGGTATTGCTAAACAAGTGATCGGGTATGTAAGTCAAAATCCTGAGCGAATTGCGCAATTATATGCAGATGATTTACGAAGTGGAAAAATGATGGCCGATACCCCGATTGGATCTTCTGGACTAGAACGAACGTTTGATCGTTTTTTGCAAGGAATGCAACCATCTATCCTCTCTTATTATGTAGATGGTCAAGGAAATCCCTTAAGTGGATTGGATACAAGATTTTCTATAGAGGATAATGCCTTTTATCCATTGACCGTGAAAACAACAGTGGATCGCCAAATCCAATCATATATGGAACAAGCAATGGATATGGCGGGAATAGAAGATGGGGCGGTCGTGGTGCTTGATGTGAAAAATAGTGATATCCTGGCAATGGCTTCTCGTCCAAAATTTGACCCAACGAAGGTGAATGTGGAAGAAGGAAAATGGAAAAATCAAGCATTAATTCAGATTTCACCAGGATCGGTTTATAAAACAGTCGTAGCTGCCGCTGCACTAGAGGATGGGGTTGTATCTCCTAGAGAAACCTTTACCTGTGAAGGCAGCTATGGAAAATATGGATTCTCCTGCTGGAAAAAAGAAGGTCATGGACACTTAACTATGCTGGAAGCCTTTGCGGAGTCATGTAATATTACTTTTGCTGAGATCGCCAAGCGTTTAGGTGGAGAACGAATTTTGAAACAAGCGGAGAAAATGGGGCTAACCAACCAAGTTGGGTGGCAGGTTGACCAATTGTATAAAATGGAAAATTTTAAGCAGCTAGATGGAGAAGAGAAAGGTCAAGTTTTTGCTAAAGGAGTATCGCCAAATGATGAGGGTGTTCTCATTCAGACAGCGATTGGTCAGCGCGATGTACAGGTTTCTCCTCTACAGACAGCAAATATGATGGCTATGATTGCTAGAGGTGGTAAAGCAAAGGAAGCTCGCCTCGTCTCAGAAATTGAATACCGGAATGGAAGTCGATTTTATGAGTTTCCGGAGAATGAGCTAGCTGGGGTAGGAGTGGACAAGGTTACTTCTCAAAAGCTTTCGCGTTTTCTACAAGAGGTTGTCCGAGAAGGTACGGGCAGCTCCTTGAAAGACCTGCCGTTATCTGTCGCTGGTAAAAGCGGAACCGCACAGGTCTTATATAAAGGAGAGCCTAAGGTGCATCAGTGGTTTGCTGGATTTGCTCCTGCTAATAGTCCTCGATACGCTATTGTAGTGGTAGCTAAAAACCAACAGATATCAGCGGCGAGCAAAGCGACTCAAGCATTTAAATTAGCTATCGAGCGGCTTGCGACGTTTGAACTTCGATCTTAG
- a CDS encoding methyl-accepting chemotaxis protein yields MNHRSLSFRAIAFISVIILLFASVSIVLSYDRQKQMFIQVIAAISKTVDTQLETLSSEIDAVKRLLADDSNTYSGYTNVFISLSNKLDNSLKAEYITDGYLFAPDLIETDQKSQLKVILASDKLVEAGVKPNTVIDLNPSQLIAYQTALDKGESISKTFITEDREILTVFTTIKNRSDQVSAVLAINFDYDLMQKDLLQSLQFPVLISLCMGGLLLGGSIYAIRHTLKRIKAVSDLSLQTAQGDLTVRVPVTSKDEIGVLAENFNTMLCSIEEVVKGIDRTTASMVDSSENLFVHAEQTTQATTQISADIQQVAAGSETQMQGALESVRSMEEMATGIQRIAESASQVAEVAGEATKEAEQGNIVIQNTIGQIRALSQTVNEAVVVINILNEVSTEIGHITGAITTISNQTNLLALNAAIEAARAGENGKGFAVVANEVRKLAEQSKESSDQIRLLVQGIQEGTQQAMDSMTKGEREVVETVGAVEQAGQAFERIVSSIQNITGQIEEVSASSEEMSASTEEVTATIEQLSQIAQGATQYTQNVASSSQQQLAAIEEVATSASEVNRTAKDLQTAVEHFKVRKG; encoded by the coding sequence TTGAATCACAGAAGCCTTTCGTTTCGTGCGATAGCTTTCATCTCCGTCATCATTCTTTTATTTGCCTCGGTTTCAATTGTCTTGTCGTACGATCGTCAGAAACAGATGTTTATTCAAGTAATTGCAGCGATTTCAAAAACAGTCGATACCCAGCTTGAGACATTATCTTCAGAAATAGATGCTGTTAAACGTCTGCTTGCTGACGATTCAAACACCTATTCGGGTTACACCAACGTCTTTATAAGTCTGTCCAATAAGTTGGATAATTCACTAAAAGCGGAATATATAACAGATGGATATCTATTTGCTCCAGACCTTATTGAAACAGATCAAAAGAGTCAGCTTAAAGTTATTTTAGCAAGTGATAAGCTTGTAGAGGCGGGCGTTAAGCCTAATACTGTTATCGACCTAAATCCATCACAGCTTATTGCGTATCAAACAGCATTGGACAAGGGAGAAAGTATTTCAAAAACCTTTATTACTGAAGACAGAGAGATTTTAACGGTATTTACCACAATTAAGAATCGTTCCGATCAAGTTTCAGCTGTACTAGCCATTAACTTTGATTATGATCTGATGCAAAAAGATCTTTTGCAAAGCTTACAATTTCCTGTATTGATAAGTTTATGTATGGGCGGTCTTTTACTTGGTGGTAGTATCTATGCCATTCGGCACACATTGAAACGCATTAAAGCTGTATCTGACCTATCTTTACAGACTGCACAAGGAGATCTCACTGTTCGTGTACCAGTAACTTCTAAGGATGAGATAGGGGTATTAGCAGAGAACTTTAATACGATGTTATGTAGCATTGAAGAGGTTGTGAAGGGGATTGATCGAACAACAGCAAGTATGGTTGATTCTTCAGAAAATCTCTTTGTCCACGCTGAACAGACAACGCAAGCCACGACGCAAATTTCTGCAGACATTCAACAGGTAGCAGCGGGTTCAGAAACCCAGATGCAAGGGGCTCTGGAAAGTGTACGTTCAATGGAAGAAATGGCAACAGGAATTCAGCGTATTGCGGAATCTGCTTCTCAAGTAGCAGAGGTAGCTGGAGAAGCAACAAAAGAAGCTGAGCAAGGGAATATAGTGATTCAAAATACGATCGGACAAATCAGAGCGTTAAGTCAGACCGTAAATGAAGCTGTAGTGGTTATTAATATTTTAAATGAAGTTTCTACTGAAATTGGACATATTACGGGTGCTATTACTACGATCTCTAATCAAACCAATCTACTTGCATTAAATGCAGCGATTGAAGCGGCACGTGCAGGTGAAAATGGAAAAGGCTTTGCTGTCGTAGCCAATGAAGTGCGTAAACTAGCTGAGCAATCAAAAGAATCATCGGATCAAATTAGATTGCTGGTACAAGGTATTCAGGAAGGTACGCAACAAGCAATGGATTCCATGACGAAAGGAGAAAGAGAAGTAGTAGAAACGGTGGGAGCTGTTGAACAGGCCGGACAAGCTTTTGAAAGAATTGTTTCTTCCATTCAAAACATTACGGGCCAAATTGAAGAAGTGTCCGCTTCCTCTGAAGAGATGTCAGCTAGTACAGAGGAGGTCACGGCAACCATCGAGCAGTTATCACAAATTGCTCAGGGAGCTACGCAATATACACAAAATGTGGCATCTTCCTCTCAGCAACAATTAGCTGCCATTGAAGAGGTTGCTACTTCTGCAAGTGAAGTGAATCGAACCGCAAAAGATTTACAGACAGCAGTT
- a CDS encoding Mov34/MPN/PAD-1 family protein, giving the protein MSTLYLTETAWSQIQRAVGEYPDLETGGVLLGYQQDATSWIITFASEPGPNALRMEHSILFDDPYLRRIIRRKTRPNSKIQYIGDWHSHTMPRLTPSRTDKNTFVQKSNKNEYRSNSPIMLIVGYNRQEQLMARAYFLDRGIRSFSKIEVQTSQAAR; this is encoded by the coding sequence ATGTCAACCTTATATCTTACAGAAACCGCATGGTCCCAGATTCAAAGAGCGGTTGGAGAATATCCTGATTTGGAAACAGGTGGGGTTCTTTTAGGTTATCAGCAAGATGCTACTAGTTGGATTATTACATTTGCTAGTGAGCCTGGTCCTAATGCATTACGGATGGAACATTCCATTTTATTTGATGATCCTTATCTTCGCCGTATCATTAGGCGTAAAACACGACCAAATAGTAAAATACAGTACATTGGCGATTGGCACAGTCATACAATGCCGCGTCTTACGCCTAGTCGAACCGACAAAAATACGTTCGTTCAAAAAAGCAATAAAAATGAATATCGTTCCAATTCCCCTATCATGTTGATCGTCGGATATAACCGACAGGAACAGCTAATGGCTCGCGCTTACTTCTTAGACAGAGGAATTCGTTCTTTTTCTAAGATCGAAGTTCAAACGTCGCAAGCCGCTCGATAG